DNA from Triplophysa rosa linkage group LG12, Trosa_1v2, whole genome shotgun sequence:
AGCCGGAAGGAACCACATTTGAATGTTTAAGTAGTCTGAGAACAAATTCAGGAGCTTTTTTACGGGTCATTAACTTTTAATTGTTGCTGTAGGGCCTTGAGCTTGTACTGGGGCTTGTAAACATCATGAGAACATGTAATGACAAAGATCTTTGGCAAGATATCCTTGACACAGGTTTCAAGGTCGACTGCAGTCTGTAGAATTGACATCTGAattaattagattttttctgTTGTGCTGTGTTTATGTATCAAGATGTCTCAGATGTTTTGCCTAAAATTGCTTAGGggaaaaaaaagacaatttgtcgctgtccttccaaaacctcggatgtccaattTTGCTGTTTTCCAGGAAATGGAAaacacactgtactttttaaatgaaacaaatactGTGTtgccaaagttgacaagcactttttaatagtttttattggttagatacttgcaaaacctagtgacaaacataaagggtataataataatgattcatggCAAAAAGATatgagatatgaggtttcagaaggacagcagcaaattgttaaaatacaataGGAGTGAGGAACTGTAAAATTAATGTGGAAAACAAATCTGATTCAGGTAAATTTGCTGAGAAATGTCAAATTGAAATCTTCaaaaatattgacaaaatatcgattgcaaatctgagctcagttagtgatagacatttgtgagatttcgtGGTCTTTTTCTTccagagaaatatctgagacacaggcAACTTAAGCAAGTTAGCATTTGcgtttaattttatattattgaattgaatttgcaTTACTAGTAAAATGTCATGAACCAAGATTCTTAAATATTTGAGAATATTAAGATTATATACGCCGAAATGGTTGGAAGCAGACAGTATAGTCGCCTCAATCACAAAAATTTCCAACAAGTGACCTTCATTTAGTTGCTATATACATATAACCCATTATGAGCGGCGGTTCCATCTGAACAACTTTTGCCTCGAGCAACGACTGATCATTTCAATGGCAGTTCCTCATTAACTAAAAGACAAATGTCCGCCAATTCATGTGACCCAAGATGCAGCTTCGGGTTTAGTCATTATTTCTGCAGAAATTGCTCTGGAAGCCCCAAAGGTGGAGCCTTTTCAGAGTAATTAGCGCAGAGCAAACAAGCGTGCCCACAGGTGCTCTCCTTTGAATGGTTTTCATTAACCATCTATTAATAGACACAGAGAGCTTAAACAGAAAACCAACTACTAAATGGTCGTTTTGAAATCCTCACGTTGCCTGAAGGGAATTCTCATAACATGGCTGATAGGTGCCATCAAATTGTCAAATCAAATTGTCAgatttatcaaaatgttttggTTGGATGTTACTCCCCTGGATTAATCTATTACATATAAAGTCATAATTAAAGTcaactataaatataaaaatataaaatcctGCCAAAACTATAGGGGTAACCTACTtacaatatttcaatatttagtTTTGAACCATAGACATAATGGACAAACCCAATAGTtggtttaaatcaaccaataaaatgtccatatttaacccaaacatgaaataattttttttaagagtgaatgaGATCAGCAGCTTTATACCAATAGATTTAGTCATCAGATTCTGTTCTTTATATACAGAAATATACACAAATATTCTACAAACAGAAGCTTAATCTttgttagttttattttaaaacacctTACCCATCATTTTAAGTGACCTTCTCACATTACTGTATACAGGGACAGATTAAATGATCAATATAGGAGTCATCTGGGGTTTGAGCTCCTCTCTGTAGGCAGCGGTGTGGTGCCACCCTGGTGTTGTGAAATAGCCGGGTTATCGCGGACGTGTGACATCGGCCTGATTCACAACACCAGCTGCAGCACGCACACCTCACACGGTGTGAAGATGGATCTGTGCTCCAGGTCTTCATCTCCAACATCAGGACAGAGTTCATAGAGCAGATTGGGTTTTGCAGAAGAGTTCGAAGGAGGGACTGCAGAGTTGAAACATCTCTAAACAGTGAGTCAGAGAGACTCCGGCACCTTGCATTTAAAGCAGTACACTATTATTTATCTGCCACAGTTCCAGATGCAATTACAGTTAAAAATGCAACGCAGAGCTTAGAGGGAGCTGGAGAAGATACTCCAGCCGGGTGTGATGAAGCCCCCACATGTCCATCTGTGTTCTCTACGGGCATTTCCTCATAACCCACCATATGCTGAGAGAACCCAAATGTCACACACAAGCACAATCCTGCTCTCTCTTACAGCACGCTCGCTGAAAAAGCCACTTTTGGGTGTTTCATGAAGCAAGGAAATAAAGAGGGATTCCTCATTTTAATACCAATAAAGTTTTTAGTGTAATTGATTTGTAAATAATTATCGAAATCTAAAAAAATGCTCAAAAATTACACCTAACTGCAGCTTCaagaataaaatgtatattacacaCTAGAAATGTCTATGATGACTAACCATTAAAACCTCAAATATAGTACAATGCAGATTGCTGGTAGCCACCAAATCTACCGTGACTAATCTCACTGTTTGTAATGCCATAAAATAATATCTATAAGCTCTTAAAATTGATTGAAATATGAGTTATAAATCTATTTAATTACAAATATCTTCAAACCAGAGAccaagtttttttaaacaaaggatGCATGCAAGTTGAATAAACTCAACTAAAGCGAAGACAATGGCAGgacaagacaatgacaaaatgttaaattaaaaaacaaGGAAGCAAGCAAAACTGaacttaatatttttatttcacataatgaaaaaaaacaaacacaaattgaCACCAAATAATAATGGAATGAGGACAACGAAAAGGGGAGAAGGTGGGGTAAAGCATCTCAGTTCATTAAGACCTCCATCTGAACCAGTCTGGCATTGGTGTCTCCGGCCATCCGGTAAGGAATCATCCCCGCAAAGGTGATAAGTGCTCGGGCTTGACTGCGCAGCATCTGCAGAGAAAGCAGACAAATACAACTGCATGACAAACTGCAGGTGGTTGGAGCATCTTATAAATCAGGATTAACGGGAAATTCATCATATATGTCTAATATCCAGTGAATAATGGTATAATGCTGAGATTATTAAAAAACGTTACAAAAACGTAAAGTCTTACAGTGTCCCTGTCCTCTAGTGTACGCTGTGGTCTTCCTGGTGTGCCTGCTGCTGCCCCCTTCAGACGCTTGTATTGTGTGAACAGAATATTCATTGTAGCAAGAAGAACCTCTGACAAATTATGTCTGACCTGCAGAAAGATGACGACACGATGCAGAGAATGTCACAATAATAAGGTctcatctttaagaatcgtttTCAATTTGTTAAGTAAATCCGTTTCGTTTGTGGACAAATCTCTTACCTCATCACTTAAGTTTCTGAAAGCCATGACCCGCTCCTCAACACTGTCCTGATTTAAAGGAACTAGCTTTAGCCTCTCGATCACCTGACAGAGCAAAACAAATGGGTTGTAAATGGTTAAACACCTGGCAAGATTGACCCAACATCAATAGGGGGTCTTAAAGAGGACTTACGTCATAGGCTCGATCAATGTGACCAGCGTGATACTCATCAAAGTACGTCATCAGGTCCAGAAGCAGGTAGAAGGTGCTGTCCACAGACTTCTCCCCGGATATACTATTAGCACGATACCTGTgctcacaataaaaacaaagatacCATTTTAATTCAACAATCGACAGGGCCAAACACCAGAGGATGATGTATAAAATAAGGATTAAAACATTCACCGTTCAGCGATAGCCACCGCCATGTTTTTGAGTCGCTCTTTGTTAGACTGGGGTTCGCTGACTTGAGCGATAACTGGACTCAACAATCTGTTCATCAGCTCTAAAACCTTGTCAGGGTTCTGgcacaagaaaaacatttcagacATAAGGTAAACCTCTACTCTTTACTTCCAGAGTAAAAAACCCAATGTCATGTCACGACGTAGCTTAGCTTACCTTGGCTAATTCGTACAGTCTGACGGCCTCCTCAAACAAACCCTTGTTCTCGGCCTCTGAGGCCACCTTAGTAATGATGGCTCGCGTGTCTCCGGCAAACTTATCAATCACGCCAGGCTGAAGGGATTCACACAAACATCATTTAAAGGCGAGCACAACTTTGAATGCACAATTGTGTTGCGTTGAGAATGAATAAGAAGACCGTGTCGTTTGAGACAATAGAACGTTTTATGCTAAAACAGCACAGTGAAAAAAGGTGTAGTAAGTGTAGAAAGAAAACATGCCCACCTTTCTGCTTCCATCCTTTTCGAGTCTTCCAAGAAGCATTTCAAACTAATGAGATAGTTAAACATTGACAGAAATGAGAAACAATGCACTAATTCACTCTTCCTTCCATAAGTTCGTTCACGTTTCTTACCTCGCGACTCTCGATGACCAGCTCGCTGACGCAGCGCATGAACATGTTTTCTCCTTGACTGTCCTTCTCGTTCCTGTGGCCAATCAGAGAAGAGCAGATCAATAATTGGAGCTGTGTGGTAATTACGGCAGTTGTAGCATGAAAACACTACGGACTGTGGCCGAATGTGTTCACTTTGTGGTACGCTCACAAACTGGAAGATAAAAAGGCTTTTAGAAGATCAACTGTTCCCTTTTTGTAACCACGGCTGTGAGGTCTCTTAAAACAAAGGGGTGTGTTAGCAACGCATTTTCAGCATGCACGAAACGGGTTCAATTATTCATGAATCATTCGTGGAAGGTTCCGAGTTATTCATGACATATTAATCTTTTCTCCGAGAGGGACTTCGGTTTAGTACTTTCAGAGAAACTGAAATGACTTCAGGTTCAGCTGCCAATCATAAAAGAAGCTGAAGAACGGATTCATGCATCTAAAGCTGCTAATAGAGGCGACTGATTTGAGATCAGCtatttttgcatttacatttatgcatttggcagacgcttttatccaaagcgacttacattgcattgtactatacatttgttcctGAGTATGTGGGAACAAATTTCAGTATGTTACCCCATGTGACCCCACAATGATGTAAGGACCAGCATACCGAAGGAAGTAGAAATACTGAAGAGCCTCCCGTGGGTCAGTGGACTCAAACTTGCGGGTGTAGAGCATCAGGAGTCGGATGAAGTTAAGCCGTCGCACCATTGGTGGATCTCCAGCCTCCTGACTCACTGAGAGCAACAAATCACAGTCTTTTTAACAAGATCATTTATGAATGAATCCAATTGACTGGAGTGAAAACTGAACCCTTCCCAAATGTCCAGATATTGACCATTGTAACTTACAAAGCTGTGCGCTCTGGCCCGATGATTTAAGGAGGAGTTTGAGTTCGTACAGCACCAAAGCCACATGGACGGCATGGCTGCGCAGACGTTCCACCCGAAAGAGGAACGCTATGGCCGCTTCGAACTGCGCAGTCAAGAAAAGTACCTGGAAGTACAGGAAGGGCTGGTGGCTTGCCGAGAAATGAGACTCACctgaaaacaattaaaacagtGTTCTTAACAGTTTGCAAACACATTCACGAGCTTTAACCACTTGTAGAATAATATaaatcacatacagtatgtacaacaCGCAAATGGGATGGATTTGTAATTTAAGGAATCTGAATGCTTCTTTAAGCGAGGAATGGGTGCCACATAAATCTTCCTCAGCTGTGAAGTGCTTAAATAGGCTGTTTCATTTCCATTTGCATGAGATGAAATAATCCCCCTCTCATTTAAACTGCCGTTAAAACTGACGCTGAAAAGACCCGCTGCGACTTTGCAAGGAGCGTAATGGCAGCGCAGCTGGGAGTGAAGGAGTCTTATCAGCGAGACAGAATGAGTCTTTAATGTGGTGTACTGCAGGAGTGCGGGTGAGATAAGACTTACTCATCAGGCAGGTGGAAAAAAATAAGCGGATGCCTTTTCAAAATCGGGCGAGGAGAAGTTTAAGCCTTGAGAAAACAGCACAATGACATGCACTTTTATCTGGGCCAGGCACACTGGCAGAGACTGAATGGCTGGGTTTTGCATACTGACAAACTTCCTGCTCTTTCAGACACCATTTAATTCTCTTCCTGTAGGACTGAAGTAAATCAACAGATAAACGGGATAATTGATTGGCTCCGTAAAATGAATTGACCCAAGTCTGACTCATTTAGAAATGACTTTACACATACTGCGACAAACGTTGAGGAATTTTGTAACTAATATTACTCACTAGCGTTGGTTCCCAGTTAATCATAAGTAAATGACTATGCCAGTTTGtcagattaaagggatagttcacccaagaaggAAAATCcgttaatcatttattttattcactgtcatgtcattccaaacccacaAGATATCCTTTTTTCCGCAAAAGAAGATGTTTGGAATCATTGCCCCCATagacttctattgcatggacacaaaaaatctcaaaatatcttcatttgtgttccaaagaagaaagagtcatatacaggttttgcacCAGAtgacggtgaataaatgatgacggaatttatattttggggtgaactgtccctttaacatagaATGCTcttgtgtcaataaaaaaaggacccgaagccatttttaaatatttctgagcaaat
Protein-coding regions in this window:
- the nup93 gene encoding nuclear pore complex protein Nup93 isoform X3 — protein: MLVQWEQVKQRVLHTLLGAGEDALDFSQEVEPSFVSEVGVPGRSALDSVEVAYSRQIYIFNEKIVNGHLQPNLGDFCASVAEGLDDKNVADMWLMVKQMTDVLLVPAKDTLKSRVSVDMQMAFVRQALQYLENSYKNYTMVTVFGNLHQAQLGGVPGTYQLVCSFLNIKLPTQLPGMQDGEIEGHPVWALIYFCLRCGDLLAVMQVVNRAQHQLGDFKIWFQEYMNSPDRRLSPATENKLRLHYRRGLRNSADPYKRAVYCLIGKCDIADNHGEVADKTEDYLWLKLNQVCFDEDGSSSPQDRMTLAQLQKQLLEDYGESHFSASHQPFLYFQVLFLTAQFEAAIAFLFRVERLRSHAVHVALVLYELKLLLKSSGQSAQLLSQEAGDPPMVRRLNFIRLLMLYTRKFESTDPREALQYFYFLRNEKDSQGENMFMRCVSELVIESREFEMLLGRLEKDGSRKPGVIDKFAGDTRAIITKVASEAENKGLFEEAVRLYELAKNPDKVLELMNRLLSPVIAQVSEPQSNKERLKNMAVAIAERYRANSISGEKSVDSTFYLLLDLMTYFDEYHAGHIDRAYDVIERLKLVPLNQDSVEERVMAFRNLSDEVRHNLSEVLLATMNILFTQYKRLKGAAAGTPGRPQRTLEDRDTMLRSQARALITFAGMIPYRMAGDTNARLVQMEVLMN